Below is a genomic region from Betta splendens chromosome 8, fBetSpl5.4, whole genome shotgun sequence.
TAAACATGTGTGTTCACGTTGGGCAACAACTGGGCAACAGTTGAAAGGAAGCGCGTCCTTTAATGGAAGAGGCTCCAGTGGAAGCAGGCTCAGCAGGTTTATAGAAGCAGCAACAGACGGAATCAAACAGTATCAGGTTTATACATGATCCAGGACTGACGGGTTGCTGTAGAATCAGAACCGCTCTGTTGACGGCTCTCCTCGTGCGTGTGATCTCCAGGACGCCGTTCCTCACATCGCTCTGCTGGCGTCCGGGGGGGGTCAGAGGGCAGCGGTGGGTCTGGTGGGTTCTGCctaccagctgcagcaggacggcCTGCTGGACACGCTGCTCTACCTGGGAGGAGTCTCTGGGTCCACATGGTACCGGTGGCAGCGGTGGGGTGGGAGGGCTTGTCCCTGTGGCCCTGCATGACCTCTCCTCTCCCACAGGTCCATGAGTTCTTTGTACTATGACCCAGAGTGGAGCTCCAACATGGACGGAGCGGTGGCCCGGCTGTCGGGAccgggggtggagctggaggaggcgctgggaTGGCTGGACAAGAGCTCACAGCAGGAGGACTTCTCCCTCAGTGACATCTGGGGggttctgacctctgctgggATCATGAAGcaggtaccacacacacacacgcacgcacgcacgcacgcacgcatgcacgcacgcacgcacgcacacacacacacacacacacacacacacacacacacacacttcatcacGTGTGTTTCCTCAGATGAATCTGCAGCATCTTTCCGAGGAGGCCAAGAGGAACGCCACCAACCCATACCCTGTGTACAGCGCCGTCGAGAAGCGCTGCTACCAAAACGGGCCAACAGAAGGTACCGACCATGCTGGCACCCGACGCTTTACTGTCATTGGTCTGTAGGTAAAACACTGTGTGGGTCTCAGGGAAATGGTTCGAGGTGACGCCTCACGAGGCTGGATTCACAGAGATGGGCCTCTTCATCCAGACGTCTCTACTGGGAAGCAAGTTCCAGAATGGAACGCTGGTGGAGGAGCGGCCGGAGATGGACATGGTCAGActacaaggtgtgtgtgtgtgtgtgtgtgtgtgtgtgtgtgtgtgtgtgtgtgtgtgtgtgtgtgtgtgtgtgtgtgtgtgtgtgtgtgtgtgtttgtgagacctACCACAGCCACGATGCCATGATGACTTAGAGGttggttgacctttgaccctaaGCGTGAGCGGTTCAATccgtacgcgtgtgtgtgtgtgtgtgtgtgtgtgtgtgtgtgtgtgtgtgtgtgtgtgtgtgtgtgtgtgtgtgtgtgtgtgtgtgtgtgtgtgtgtgtgtgtgtgatctctgaatgcatttgtgttgttgttgcaggtCTTCTCGGTTGTGCTCTGGCTGATGAGAAGTTCCTGAAGAGCCTAATGCCTGCGTATCTGAACGGTAATCACACTCTCACATGATGCTCAGATCAGACGTCCTGGAGGTGCTGgatgttctctgtgtgtttcagtgccTGGACTCGTGGACAGCGCTGCTGAGGAGTACGTGCGTGTCTACAGTATGCTGGACAAACTGGTGGACCTGACACGAAGCACCATCCAAGACCCCACTGCTCTGGCTGATCTGGACCATCTGCAGAAAATACTGAAAGGTGACGACGACGCTGCTCAGGCTCAGCTCCTACTGGCTTCATTCATCCAATTCATGTCCATGTTGACATTTTACCCCAAGTGATGCTCAGATCACTGTTTATCACTTCTTCAGACATGATGAATCATAACCAGTCTGCGCTGCTGGAGGCAAAGAGTCCAGAGGAACGAAAGGGCCTTTTTCAGCAGTGGAGCCTGGAGCTGGTGGCAGCGGTGGAGAACTGGAGCCAGAACCTGGAGGACGGAGCCTTCAAAACCCACGGTGGGTGTGAAATGTGGcagagaataataataataataataatggcaacGAAACGTTTGATTAACATGTGCTTGTTTGTggtttcctccagcctctgttcTCACTAAACAGGTCATTCCTCTCATCATAAAGTGGGAGTGGGGAACAACCAGGAACTTCCTCTACCAATACCAAGGTAAGAACACAGCACCATGGAAACGTATTTAGGTTCTCATCTATTTTTCATGTTTCTATATAAAAGCcggatatttatatttattatacgcCTGATTTAATCCACCTGAGCCCAGTACAAACAGACCTGCTCTGTCCTAACACACTAGTTGTTCTGAGGCTTCTTGTCATTTAGTCCCTTTAGTCCTTTTCTGTTACTGCTGATTTAATGATGCAGCACATTTGCTTTCCACATGTTGCTGGGCAGATTCCATGGTTCCACCGTGCCTCCACACCAATGAAAGCCTCCACCTGATCGACGCTGGACTGCTGATCAACGTGGCCTACCCTGCGTTCCTGGGGGAAAAGAGAGACATTGACCTCATCATCGCACCGGAGTACAGCGCTGGGAACATCTTTGAGGTAAAGTAGTGGTGAAAAGACCAGTCACTGCTGGGAGGATGCTGCTGGTGAGTGGTGGCAGGATGATGCTGCGTGTGGAGTCGTGAATGGGTCAGAAGACAgtccacacacatttacagacactgctgcattaatgttGAACTGTGACCActtcacagactctgactctcGCCAGAGACTATGCAGCTGAGGTGAAGAAGCCTTTCCCAGAGATAGACAACAAAGTCATAGAGGACAGAGACTGGCCAAAGGACTGTTACGTGTTCGAGGGGAAAGGGAAGGAGCCCACCATCGTTTACATGCCGCTGTTCAACAGACGCAACTGCAAAGGTCCGTTCCACACAACGACAGCTCAGCCGGGCTGAATGTAATGTAGCTGCTCGCTGTCTGACTGCCCGTGTTCGCTGTTTGCTCCAGATGTGGAGGAGCTCAAAGCGAAGAGGGAGGAGTTCTCCACGTTCCAGCGGCCCTTTTCCCCGGAGAAGATCAACTTCGTGCTGGAGACGGCAAAAGCCAACATGAAGAACAACAGGGAAACTCTGCTGAGGGAGATCCACAAAGCCACTGTCCGTCGCAGGGGACATCAGAATCACAAtcagaaaaagctttattgccatgCTCTGTAGAGTGCACTTCAAAGAACTAGGAACttgtcttcttctttgtctttgatTGGGTGTGATCTTGgatctttttaatcatctttaTAAAGTAGAGAGGATACAGTCGGAGCTctgtctgcacaaacacacatgaatatATAAACCAAGCTTCAGCTGCATTTAAGGTGAAAAATACAATGCAATAAAGAGGATCCTAACAATGactttgttttgaattttcCACCATACATAAATGAATTTATAAGTACAAATAAGAGCGCGTTGTGAGACAGGCCTGAATCTACATGCAGGTCTAGTATACTTTGTTAAACACACTCTAGGCCTTTATTTCCAGCAatttgtctgagcattttaTTGTGGAACCTCGGAGATCGGGTGGTTGGTTGGATCATGAAAGTGTAGGCCTCTAATAATGTGCTGTCAGATCATCCCTGAGCCACCATCACTCTGTTTATATAACCATTCACCAACATCAGAATGTCAGAATGTCACCTGATGCTGGTTTCTGTGTATCATTACAACAATGCATCTGGTCGGTAATAATACTTGCTGTTATTTCATTTACAACACACAAAGGTCTTCACGGGTAAAGAACtaatgaataaatatgaataacCGCTGGGGTTTCTGGGTTTTGGCCGCTGGGTGGCGGTGTCGTGTTGCGTCCTGATCGCGAAGTCTCGAAAACAGAGAAGTAGAATTACAACCGGAAACGAGGAGAAAGCGGACGTAAGTGTGCGGAGGGGAATTTAAATAAGAAACGGTAGATTTGACTTGAAATAAACGCGTTCATCACCTTTAGAGCTTCTTGGAGCTGGGGCTTCT
It encodes:
- the LOC114861077 gene encoding cytosolic phospholipase A2 gamma-like isoform X1, with translation MQTGNAGFSLFFVCLVFISMEGKEAASQKQVRRSDSLCAGEQDYVARRKLVVLKALKNLQVNCTEDAVPHIALLASGGGQRAAVGLVGSAYQLQQDGLLDTLLYLGGVSGSTWSMSSLYYDPEWSSNMDGAVARLSGPGVELEEALGWLDKSSQQEDFSLSDIWGVLTSAGIMKQMNLQHLSEEAKRNATNPYPVYSAVEKRCYQNGPTEGKWFEVTPHEAGFTEMGLFIQTSLLGSKFQNGTLVEERPEMDMVRLQGLLGCALADEKFLKSLMPAYLNVPGLVDSAAEEYVRVYSMLDKLVDLTRSTIQDPTALADLDHLQKILKDMMNHNQSALLEAKSPEERKGLFQQWSLELVAAVENWSQNLEDGAFKTHASVLTKQVIPLIIKWEWGTTRNFLYQYQDSMVPPCLHTNESLHLIDAGLLINVAYPAFLGEKRDIDLIIAPEYSAGNIFETLTLARDYAAEVKKPFPEIDNKVIEDRDWPKDCYVFEGKGKEPTIVYMPLFNRRNCKDVEELKAKREEFSTFQRPFSPEKINFVLETAKANMKNNRETLLREIHKATVRRRGHQNHNQKKLYCHAL
- the LOC114861077 gene encoding cytosolic phospholipase A2 gamma-like isoform X2, whose translation is MQTGNAGFSLFFVCLVFISMEGKEAASQVRRSDSLCAGEQDYVARRKLVVLKALKNLQVNCTEDAVPHIALLASGGGQRAAVGLVGSAYQLQQDGLLDTLLYLGGVSGSTWSMSSLYYDPEWSSNMDGAVARLSGPGVELEEALGWLDKSSQQEDFSLSDIWGVLTSAGIMKQMNLQHLSEEAKRNATNPYPVYSAVEKRCYQNGPTEGKWFEVTPHEAGFTEMGLFIQTSLLGSKFQNGTLVEERPEMDMVRLQGLLGCALADEKFLKSLMPAYLNVPGLVDSAAEEYVRVYSMLDKLVDLTRSTIQDPTALADLDHLQKILKDMMNHNQSALLEAKSPEERKGLFQQWSLELVAAVENWSQNLEDGAFKTHASVLTKQVIPLIIKWEWGTTRNFLYQYQDSMVPPCLHTNESLHLIDAGLLINVAYPAFLGEKRDIDLIIAPEYSAGNIFETLTLARDYAAEVKKPFPEIDNKVIEDRDWPKDCYVFEGKGKEPTIVYMPLFNRRNCKDVEELKAKREEFSTFQRPFSPEKINFVLETAKANMKNNRETLLREIHKATVRRRGHQNHNQKKLYCHAL